ATAAACAAAGGTTACAAATTACGTTTTGAATCAGCAGTAGAAGATCAGAAATATTATGTAAGCGATCTTGAAATTCCACTTACAACAGAAGGTCTTGCAGACAAAACAGATGGTAAAGGTTACATCAAATATGTAAGACTTAACAAAATATAATTTTTGTTAAACCTTTTCTTAACTTAACAATAAGCAGGAATTTTATTTTTCTGCCTAAAATTGAAATCAGGCTTTGTCAGAGTTTATATAACTTTGACAAAGCTTTAAACATTTAATTACAATACAAGAATACATTCAATGACTCTTTCTTTTTGGCGTTATGCACATTTGGCTTTAGCCTTGTTTTCTTCTATATTTCTGCTTTTAGCATCTGTAACCGGAATCATTCTGGCAATTGATGCCGCACAGGAAAAAACACTTCCTTACAAAGTTGAAAATTTTGACAAAATTACTTTAGGAGAAACACTGCCCGTTTTAAAGAAAAACTATTCTGAAATAACAGAATTAAATGTCGATTACAATCAGTTTGTAATGCTTCAGGCAATGGATGATGACGGAAACGACATTAATGCCTACATCGATCCAAAAACCGGAAAAGCATTAGGAAAACCAGTCAAAAAAAGTGAATTTATTCAATGGGTTACAAGTTTTCATCGTTCGCTTTTTCTGCATGAAACCGGGCGTTTTTTTGTGGGCGTAATTTCATTTTGTTTATTATTGATTTCGATTTCCGGATTTGTTCTGGTTTTAAAAAGACAAAGAGGCATCCGTAATTTCTTTTCAAAAGTTATAAAAGAGTATTTTACTCAATATTATCATGTTCTTTTAGGACGTTTGGCTTTAATTCCAATTTTCGTTATTGCGCTTACCGGAACTTATTTATCACTGGAAAGATTCAACTTTTTTATAGGCGAAGAAAAAGCAAAACCTGTAAAAACAGAGCTTTCGGCAGAAGCCAAAAAAACATCGGTATTTAAAACAACGCTTCTTTCTGACGTAAAAAAAATCGAATTTCCATTTACTGATGATCCTGAAGAATATTATATCATAGAACTTAAAGATCGTGAAATTGAAGTAAATCAGGTTGATGGCACAATAATTTCAGAAAAACGTTCGCCTTTTACCGTTCAGCTTTCCGCTTTAAGTCTTGATCTTCATACAGGAAGAATAAACGGAATCTGGGCTGTAATTTTGGCTATTGCCTGCCTTAATATTCTTTTCTTCATTTATTCTGGTTTTGCGATTACTTTAAAAAGGAGATCTAGCCGAATTAAAAATAAATTTAAAGCTAATGAAAGTACTCATATTCTTTTAGTGGGCTCTGAAAATGGAAGTTCTTTTCGGTTTGCCAATGCTATTTCAAAACAACTAATCGACCACGGTAAAAAAACTTTTATTGCTGAATTGAATAGTTTTTCGGTTTATCCAAAAGCAGAACATATTATCGTTTTTTCATCTACGCATGGTTTAGGCGATGCTCCTTCTAATGCAAAAAAGTTTAAAGCGCTTTTGCAGAAACAAAATCAGGAACAAAAAATTAAGTTTTCTGTAGTTGGTTTTGGTTCTAAATCGTATCCGGATTTCTGCGGATTTGCCATTAAAATTGATAAACTTTTAGCAAAACAAAGCTGGGCAGAACGTTTTTTAAAATTACAAACCGTGAATGATAAATCGGCAGTTGAGTTTGTCGAATGGGTAAAATTATGGAGTGATAAAGCTGAAATTCCGCTTGCCACTACTCCATCTTTATACAATCATGTTCCGAAAGGTTTACAGAAATTAATGGTATTGGATAAAACGCCAATTTCGGATACTGAACATACTTTTATTTTAACATTACGTGCCAATAGCAGAACTAAATTTGCTTCGGGCGATTTGCTGGCTATTTATCCCGCGAATGATTCGAGAGAAAGACTTTATTCCATTGGAAATCATTCAGGAAATGTCCAACTGGTTGTAAAACTACATCCAAAAGGATTGGGTTCAGGTTTTTTAAATAATTTAGAAATTGGAGACACAATTAAAGCCAGAATTATCAATAATAAAGCTTTTCATTTTCCGAAGAAAGCTTCAAAAGTGGCTTTTATTTCTAATGGAACCGGAATTGCGCCTTTTCTGGGAATGATTGAACAAAATAAGCTTAAAAAGGAAATTCATCTTTACAGTGGTTTTAGAATGGAAACCCCTACCCTTTCTGCTTATAAAAAGTTTGCCCGAATCATGATTCAGAAAGAGCATCTTGAGAATTTTAACGTGGCCTTATCCCGAGAAGAACAACGCATTTATGTAATGGATTTGATACGAAGAGATACTGCCTTTTTTATTGATTTATTGAAAAATGATGGTGTTATTATGATTTGTGGTTCTCTCGCAATGCAAAAAGATGTTGAAACAATCCTTAATGAATTATGTATTGAAAACGGAACAAAATGCCTTCTGGATTATAAAGAGAATGGACAATTATTAACCGATTGTTATTAGAATTTTAGATTGTAGATTGTAGATTTTAGATTGTAGATTTTAGATTGGAGATTTTGGATTGGAATTTTGATTTTGGAATTTATAAATCCCGTAGGGATTGTATATCGGTAGCCATCATTTATTCGTTCCAAAATAAAACCCATCGGGGTTTCACTTATTGTCTCGATGAATTTTTATTAAATTCCTTAAAAAAAATTTTATGCATAAATTGTCCTATAAAATTTTATTTGTTTTTGTAATTAGCTTTTGTTTATCAGCACATTCGCAAATATTACGAAAAAGAACTACCCTGCTTATGGGCGGACGTTTTGATATTAACATTGTTGCCCAAGATTCACTAACTGCCGAACAAAGTATTAATGAAATCATTACAGAAATTATCCGAATTGAAAATTTAATTTCAGACTGGAAACCGGATTCTCAAGTTTCTCAAGTAAACCAAAATGCCGGAATTAAACCGATAAAAGTCGATAGTGAAGTTTTTGAACTTACTCAAAGAGCCATAAAATTATCTGAAATAACAAAAGGTGGTTTTGACATAAGTTTTGCCGCAATGGACAGAATCTGGAAGTTTGACGGATCAATGACCGAAATGCCTTCGGCGGAAGCCATAAAAAAATCGGTTGAAAAAGTAGGCTATAAAAATATCATTCTCGACAGCGTTCAATCGACAATTTTTCTAAAATTAAAAGGAATGAAAATTGGTTTTGGCGCTCTGGGCGAAGGTTACGCAACCGATAAATGTCGTACCATGATGATTACAAAAGGAATTCAAGCCGGAATTATAAACGGTTCCGGAGATATGAGTACCTGGGGAAAACAACCTAACGGACAGCCTTGGAAAATAGGAATTACAAATCCGTTTAAACCTGAAAAAATTTTGGCAGTTGTTCCACTAAATCAAGGAGCTGTGACAACATCCGGCAGTTATGAAAAATTTGTTGTTTTTAACGGAAAACGATATTCGCACATCATAAATCCCGCAACCGGATATCCTGCAACCGGTTTATGCAGCGTTACGGTTTTTGGTCCCAACGCTGAAACTGCGAACGGATTAAGCACTTCCTTAATGGTTTTAGGCCAAAAAGAAGGTTTGCTTTTACTTCAAAAATTTACTGAATATAGCTGTGTAATGATTACTGATAATGGAAAAGTGATTAAGTCTAAAAATTTTATTTATAAGTTATAACTAAAATCAATGTGCTTTTTTAGCTCTCATTTTCGAAATCAAAATCAGTATAATTGATAAAATCACAAATGCTATTAAAACAAAAAGACCGTTTCTAATGGCTGTTTTAAAACCTAATTTAGTAACATCGATAAAAGGATACGGATAAAAATTAGTTGCGATTCCGTGAAATAACGTAAAAATTATATAGATAACCGGATAAATCAGCCAAAGCAAAATAATCCTATAAGAGATTTTTTCGGGGCTGATAAAAAACAGCCAGTAAATAAAAAATAAAACAGGCACAATGCTATGGAAAATTTCACTTACAATACGATGCTGTCCTTCTAAATTTACTATAGAACGAAGCAGTAAATTAAAAACAATTCCAACAATCAGAATATAAACTGTAACAGCCGTAATGGTGGTACATTTTGAGAAAAAAGAATTGATTTTGAATTTTCTGCCAAATAGCAATACTGCAGTACAAATGAAAACAATAGTGTTTGTTGTAATGGTAAAGAAACTAAAAAAGCGAACTGCAGCGCTGAAAAACGAAAATGCTGATCCGTTTAATAATAAATAAAACTGCATTGGCAATGCGTATAATTCTAAAGCAAAAATTATAGCCGGCAAAATTTGTCTTTTCGTGATATTTTCTTTTTCCATATTTTACTTAAAGTCAGAATACTAAAGTAAAAATTTTATTTAAAAAAATAAGTAAACCATATAAGTTATATAAGTTCAATTAAGCGAAAACTTAAATTACTTATATAACTTATATGGTTTAAAAAATCTTTGTGGATCTGTGACTTTGTGAGATTTGATTCACTTTAACTTCAATTGCAGAAGGCTGTAAATTAGAAGTCGTCGCTTTCAACTGAACATTGTCTTTCTTTCCATTCGATTGAATAATCACAACACATTTTCCATTAAACAACTTACAAGAATTTGCTTTAAACGACTCTAAATTGGCTTGATATCCATTATCAACTCCGACTAATTTTCCTCCACCTGTTACTTCAAAATTGATTAAATCCATGGCGTTTGGCACTAAGTTTCCGTCTTTGTCAAGCATTGAAACCGTAATGTAAACCAAATCGTAAGTATCATTTTTGATAGACGTTTTATCCCCTTTTAAATCTATTTTAGAAGCTTGTCCTGCTGTATGAATTTCTTTTTCTAAAACCACTTTTCCGTTCTTTCTGGAAACGGCTTTTAAAGTTCCTGGCTCAAACTTCACTTTCCATTCAATATGCAAATCATCATTTTGTTTTGATTTTTTGCCAAGCGATTTTCCGTTTAAGAATAATTCTACTTCATCGGCATTATTGTAATACGCCCAAACATTAATTTCCTGATCTTTTGTCCAGTTCCAATGCGGTAAAATATGCAGAACTGTTTTCTTCGACCATTCGCTTTGGTACATATAATACACATCTTTTGGAAGTCCAGCTAAATCGACGATTCCGAAATACGAACTTCTTGCAGGATATGGATACGGATCAGGTTCTCCGATATAATCAAAACCTGTCCAGATAAAAGTTCCCGCCATGAAATCCTGACTTTTAATTGTTTTCCAGTTTTCTTCGTGTGTAGCGCCCCAATATGATTTTACCTGATCGTAAGCCGAAACGGTCCAATCTGCATTTCCGTCAAACGGAGCACCGTGTTTTGTTGGCCAAGCTTTAATATTATCCGATTGATCATAATGTCCGCGCGTTTCTAAAGCTGAAACACTTTCTGAAGCTAATATTTTCTGTCCTTTAAATTTAGTTGGAAAATCTTTATAATCTTCATGTTTGTAATTGAAACCTAAAAGATCTAAAGCTCCAGATTGGTAAATAAAATTCTTCTCGATTACATTTTCGGTCAAAGCAGAAGTTACAGGACGCGTTACGTCTAAAGATTTTACAATTTTCGCCAATTCTCTTGTAATCGCAATTCCAGTCGAATCAAACTGTTCTCTGATTTCGTTCCCTATACTCCACATCATCACCGACGGATGATTGCGATCTCTTTTGATAAAATCTTCTAAATCTTGTTTGTGCCAAGCATCCCAATCTTTGTGGTAATCGTTGGTTACTTTTTTCTTTTTCCAAACGTCAAAAGCTTCGTCCTGAACAATGAATCCCATTTCGTCACACAATTGCATCATTTCCAAAGAATGTGGATTATGAGACATTCTAATAGCGTTTGCTCCCATTTCTTTCATCAAAGTCAGTTTTCTTCTAACGGCATGAATGTTTTCTACCGCTCCTAAAGCACCATTATCATGATGCAGACAAACTCCGTAAATCTTGGTTGGAACACCATTTAATGAAAAACCTTTTTCTGAATCGAAATTAAAATATCTAAATCCAAGCGGTGTTTCATAATTATCAACCAATTTCGATTTCTCGTAAACTTTAGTAATAACTTTATACAAATACGGATTTTCTGTATTCCATAATTTTTGCTGTTTTATTTCTAAATTATGAATCTTTTTCTCAGACGTTTTAGCTCCGATTTTTTCTATTGAAGTAAAATTGGCAACTTCTTTATTTTCTGCATTTACAATCGAAGTAACGAGCTTAAATTCTTTAACAGAAACATTATCATTATCAATGGTAACTTCTAAATGTATTTTTGATTTTTCTGCTGAAACTTCTGGCGTAGTAACAAAAGTTCCCCATTTTCCAACGTGCAGTTTTTCGCTCGCAATTAATCTTACATTTCTATAAATCCCAGAACCCGTGTACCATCTCGAATTAGGCTGAGAATCATTATCTACTTTTAAAGCAATAACATTTTCTTTTCCAAAGCTCAAATATTGAGACAAATCATATCCAAAAGAAATATAACCATTTGGACGAATGCCTACTGATTTTCCATTGATAAAAACTTCACTATTCTTAAAAACACCATCAAATTCAATTGAGACTGTTTTGTTTTTCCAATTCGCAGGAATAGTAAATGTTTTACGATACCAGCCTTTTCCAGCCGGTAAAAATCCCTGTGCTTGTTTGGTTTTAGCATCTTTATCAAAAGCGCCTTCGATACTCCAATCGTGCGGTAATTGTAGCGTTCTCCAATCAGAAACATTGAATTTGGCATTTATTGCTTCAGGATAATCTCCTAATTTAAAGTTCCAGTTTTTGTTGAAGTCTTCTACAATTCTGACTTGTTTTTGTGCAAAAATTGAAACTGAAAGCATGATTGCAAATGCAAGCGTAATTTTCTTAACCATATTTTTATTTTTTCTCTCGCAAAGACGCAAAAGCGCAAAGTTTTTTTTTCTGAACCATATAAGCAATATAAGTTCATTTAAAACAAAACTTAAATTATCTTATATTGCTTATATGGTTTAATTTCCTTTGCGACTCTGCGTCTTTGCGAGATTATTTTTATTTACTGAAATTCGAAATTATCCAACATTAACCCCTTCAAATCATCGCCTTCCAACGTAATTTTATACGTTCCTGCATTAATATATCCTCCCGAAGTTGTATTTAAAATCTTCCATTTTTCAGGCGATGGGAAAAATTCAATCGTATCATTTCGCATTAAAATTCCGTACGCATCTTCCATTTTGAACTTCACTTTTAAAGGTGTTTCGTTTCGATTCATAAAACGGAAACGCATTAAATAAATTCCCGCAACGCCCGGTTTTACTTCAAACTCGATGCTATTATTTGTCTTTTTAGTGAACTCAATATAATCCGCTTTTTTGAAATTTCCTTTTTCGATTCCCGCTCCAGTTGTTTTTGTTTTTTCAGCTTCGATGATTACGACAGGTCTCGAATCGTCTTTTTCGCCCATGTCGTAAGTTGGAACGACCACAATGGTAGAGATTGTTTCTCCATTATCAAAAAGAACCTTCTCGCCTTTATTTACTTTTTTAGTAAAAACCTCAAATAAAATTCCGTTGCTGTTTTTCGCTTTTTCCTCTATCTTTTTATAATCCAAAAGTCCGTTTACTGTTTTTATTTTACTGTCAACTAAAACATAAATCGTCGATTCTTCTTTTGCTGTAAATGAACCTTTATTTTTTGAATTAATTGAAAACTGTAAATAATCTGCTCCAAAAACTTCTGAAGGCAATTCGGTAAAACTCACTTCTGAATCAACATATTGCTTCGAATTAATATCTAACCAAGAAGCTATTTTAAAGTCTTTAGAATCTAAACTCACATGCTGAATATTGCTTGGAGATTCTGTAACAGGTTTACTGTTTTTATCTTTCGTAGCAATCGCAATCGCAGAAATAATCGCCTGCGAAGCTTTTACATTTGGAAATGAAATTACAATTTTTCCGTTTACGCTTTTTACTACGAACGTTTTCTTTAAAGCGTTGTCATGTCCTGCTTCTGACCAAATATCAAAATCTTTTAAAACTACATTTTCATTAATGGCAACATCAAACAAACGCCAGCCTTTGCAATCCATTCCGCCTCCAGTTCCGTACCAAGGTTCTGTGAAATAAAGTTCTACTAAATATTCGCCGTCTGGAGCAGGAAATTCGTAACGCAATTTATCAACACCATATCTAAAACTTTGAAACAACTCAGGATCTTTTGTGCCGTTTATTGGATCGAAAGTTTTTCTTTGGCTGGCAAAAAAGTCTGGAAGTTTCTCAAAATTATCGGTCCATGATAATGAACCCCAAGTATTTTGTCCGCTTTTATGCCTGTCTGTCGACCAAATATTTCCTGAACTATCTGTCAATTCAGAACCTCCGCAGTTAACTCTATAAAGATAATTGTAACTTTTATTCGGTTTTAAAATATCGTTTTTATCCGCAACTAAAGTTTCAAAATTGGGTGCTTTAGGCAAATTATTTAAAACAATATAATCTTTTGCAACTACTTTTCCGTTTACATAACCAACGGCATATAAAACATTATACTGAATATTGACATTATTGAATTGAAAATGCTGTCCGATTCCCGGATTTTTTAATTTTCCAAGTGAAACTTTATTGACGTCATTAAACAATTCCACTTCATCACAATTGGAATAAATATCGATTCCGTTTTGGATTCCCGGTTTTTCCCAACGGCTTGGCCAAGTGTGCGAAACGATATAAACCATCGGATTGGTTTTGTTCGAAACATAATTCGCCCGATACATATAAAAAGCATCCAAAGGTTCACCCCAAATCGTAAAAAGTCCTTTGTAATTTACTGGACCAACTTTGTCAATATCTCTAAATCCTTCGCCATTCTGCACTCTTCCCGGATTTTCGTGCGAAGCAAAAAGCCAGTTGAATTGTCCCGCAATTTTATCTTTTACCGATTCGGCTTCTCTAACTTTAATTTCCATTAATTGAGAAAAACGGTTTTCGCTTAAAGTCCCTTTTTGATCAAACTCGCCCTCGGTATGTAAATCGGCTGAACGCCACGCGCCATATTCTCCGTTTAATAACTGCGTTGTCATTTCTAAATGATACTTCAACGGATCTCCACCGTAAGTTCCCGACCAGTTTTGAACCACATTCCAATCGGTTCCTTCTCCACCATTACAAGTCGTTACAATTCTTTGCGAAGCTGATAACGGATCCATTTCGCGGATAGTCTGCGTGCATTCTTCAGCAAATTCTTTTGGAATCGTACTTTCGTTCTGCAATCCCCACATTACTACAGACGGACTGTTTCTGCGTTCTTTAATCCATTCTCTTAATAATGTTTTAAAGTTTTCTTTGAATTCTGGCGTATCATACCAAATATGTGCAGAAAACTGACTCCAAAATAAAATTCCGTTTTCGTCCAATTCTTTTTGATATAATAAATTATGAGGCTGATGTGCTTCTCTAAAAGCATTAAATCCGCCTGCTTTGATTTGCCCAATTCTGGAATGAATCATTTCATCTGAAAACGAATGACTTTTTCCAATTAAATGTTCGTATTCACAAACGCCATTTATAAAAACCAGTTCGTCATTTATGAAAAAACGATTATCTTTTCCGTCACGGCTAACCGGCCAGCTCACCCAACGAATTCCGTACGTCGTTGTTAATTGATCAATTACTTTTCCATTTTCGTAAATTGAAGTAACCAATTTATACAAATACGGATTAGATGGCGACCATAATTTCGGATTTTGAATCTCAGGAAGTATCTGCGCTATTTCTTTTGTTTCTCCAGAATTGATTTTGTTATCGATTTTTATAATAGCAACTTTCTTTCCTGAAGCATCTAGAAGAATATTTTCAATTGTTAAATTTCTTTGTGAAGTGCCGTAATTCTTGATTTCTGTAGTTGTATGAAGAATAGCCTTTCGCTTAGAAACTGATTTATCATTCCAGATATGAACGCCAAAAGGCTGAATTCTGACATCGTTTGTAATTATTAAAGAAACTGGCCTGAAAATACCCATTGGCTGAGAACCTTCCGAAAATCCCCATTCGCCAGAACAGCCACCGCAAACCCAAGGTAAATCGGCTATAAATGACGGATGTGAAGCTTTTACTAAAATGATATTTTCTTTGTCAAAAGAAACGGCTTTTGTAATGTCTAATGTAAAAGTCGTGCGTCCGCCTTTGTGTTCTCCAACTTTTTTG
The sequence above is a segment of the Flavobacterium sp. genome. Coding sequences within it:
- a CDS encoding malectin domain-containing carbohydrate-binding protein, translated to MNRIVFFIFCFFSSLCSVWSQSKDSGKFRKEISLNSSWETIMLENLPVQEERFVDHPKTDSDWQKVSVPHNWDQYYGFRRTKHGNLHGTAWYKKTLKLDKKDSLKQHFLYFEGVSSYATVWVNGKKVGEHKGGRTTFTLDITKAVSFDKENIILVKASHPSFIADLPWVCGGCSGEWGFSEGSQPMGIFRPVSLIITNDVRIQPFGVHIWNDKSVSKRKAILHTTTEIKNYGTSQRNLTIENILLDASGKKVAIIKIDNKINSGETKEIAQILPEIQNPKLWSPSNPYLYKLVTSIYENGKVIDQLTTTYGIRWVSWPVSRDGKDNRFFINDELVFINGVCEYEHLIGKSHSFSDEMIHSRIGQIKAGGFNAFREAHQPHNLLYQKELDENGILFWSQFSAHIWYDTPEFKENFKTLLREWIKERRNSPSVVMWGLQNESTIPKEFAEECTQTIREMDPLSASQRIVTTCNGGEGTDWNVVQNWSGTYGGDPLKYHLEMTTQLLNGEYGAWRSADLHTEGEFDQKGTLSENRFSQLMEIKVREAESVKDKIAGQFNWLFASHENPGRVQNGEGFRDIDKVGPVNYKGLFTIWGEPLDAFYMYRANYVSNKTNPMVYIVSHTWPSRWEKPGIQNGIDIYSNCDEVELFNDVNKVSLGKLKNPGIGQHFQFNNVNIQYNVLYAVGYVNGKVVAKDYIVLNNLPKAPNFETLVADKNDILKPNKSYNYLYRVNCGGSELTDSSGNIWSTDRHKSGQNTWGSLSWTDNFEKLPDFFASQRKTFDPINGTKDPELFQSFRYGVDKLRYEFPAPDGEYLVELYFTEPWYGTGGGMDCKGWRLFDVAINENVVLKDFDIWSEAGHDNALKKTFVVKSVNGKIVISFPNVKASQAIISAIAIATKDKNSKPVTESPSNIQHVSLDSKDFKIASWLDINSKQYVDSEVSFTELPSEVFGADYLQFSINSKNKGSFTAKEESTIYVLVDSKIKTVNGLLDYKKIEEKAKNSNGILFEVFTKKVNKGEKVLFDNGETISTIVVVPTYDMGEKDDSRPVVIIEAEKTKTTGAGIEKGNFKKADYIEFTKKTNNSIEFEVKPGVAGIYLMRFRFMNRNETPLKVKFKMEDAYGILMRNDTIEFFPSPEKWKILNTTSGGYINAGTYKITLEGDDLKGLMLDNFEFQ
- a CDS encoding PepSY domain-containing protein, translating into MTLSFWRYAHLALALFSSIFLLLASVTGIILAIDAAQEKTLPYKVENFDKITLGETLPVLKKNYSEITELNVDYNQFVMLQAMDDDGNDINAYIDPKTGKALGKPVKKSEFIQWVTSFHRSLFLHETGRFFVGVISFCLLLISISGFVLVLKRQRGIRNFFSKVIKEYFTQYYHVLLGRLALIPIFVIALTGTYLSLERFNFFIGEEKAKPVKTELSAEAKKTSVFKTTLLSDVKKIEFPFTDDPEEYYIIELKDREIEVNQVDGTIISEKRSPFTVQLSALSLDLHTGRINGIWAVILAIACLNILFFIYSGFAITLKRRSSRIKNKFKANESTHILLVGSENGSSFRFANAISKQLIDHGKKTFIAELNSFSVYPKAEHIIVFSSTHGLGDAPSNAKKFKALLQKQNQEQKIKFSVVGFGSKSYPDFCGFAIKIDKLLAKQSWAERFLKLQTVNDKSAVEFVEWVKLWSDKAEIPLATTPSLYNHVPKGLQKLMVLDKTPISDTEHTFILTLRANSRTKFASGDLLAIYPANDSRERLYSIGNHSGNVQLVVKLHPKGLGSGFLNNLEIGDTIKARIINNKAFHFPKKASKVAFISNGTGIAPFLGMIEQNKLKKEIHLYSGFRMETPTLSAYKKFARIMIQKEHLENFNVALSREEQRIYVMDLIRRDTAFFIDLLKNDGVIMICGSLAMQKDVETILNELCIENGTKCLLDYKENGQLLTDCY
- a CDS encoding sugar-binding domain-containing protein, whose product is MVKKITLAFAIMLSVSIFAQKQVRIVEDFNKNWNFKLGDYPEAINAKFNVSDWRTLQLPHDWSIEGAFDKDAKTKQAQGFLPAGKGWYRKTFTIPANWKNKTVSIEFDGVFKNSEVFINGKSVGIRPNGYISFGYDLSQYLSFGKENVIALKVDNDSQPNSRWYTGSGIYRNVRLIASEKLHVGKWGTFVTTPEVSAEKSKIHLEVTIDNDNVSVKEFKLVTSIVNAENKEVANFTSIEKIGAKTSEKKIHNLEIKQQKLWNTENPYLYKVITKVYEKSKLVDNYETPLGFRYFNFDSEKGFSLNGVPTKIYGVCLHHDNGALGAVENIHAVRRKLTLMKEMGANAIRMSHNPHSLEMMQLCDEMGFIVQDEAFDVWKKKKVTNDYHKDWDAWHKQDLEDFIKRDRNHPSVMMWSIGNEIREQFDSTGIAITRELAKIVKSLDVTRPVTSALTENVIEKNFIYQSGALDLLGFNYKHEDYKDFPTKFKGQKILASESVSALETRGHYDQSDNIKAWPTKHGAPFDGNADWTVSAYDQVKSYWGATHEENWKTIKSQDFMAGTFIWTGFDYIGEPDPYPYPARSSYFGIVDLAGLPKDVYYMYQSEWSKKTVLHILPHWNWTKDQEINVWAYYNNADEVELFLNGKSLGKKSKQNDDLHIEWKVKFEPGTLKAVSRKNGKVVLEKEIHTAGQASKIDLKGDKTSIKNDTYDLVYITVSMLDKDGNLVPNAMDLINFEVTGGGKLVGVDNGYQANLESFKANSCKLFNGKCVVIIQSNGKKDNVQLKATTSNLQPSAIEVKVNQISQSHRSTKIF
- a CDS encoding FAD:protein FMN transferase, with product MHKLSYKILFVFVISFCLSAHSQILRKRTTLLMGGRFDINIVAQDSLTAEQSINEIITEIIRIENLISDWKPDSQVSQVNQNAGIKPIKVDSEVFELTQRAIKLSEITKGGFDISFAAMDRIWKFDGSMTEMPSAEAIKKSVEKVGYKNIILDSVQSTIFLKLKGMKIGFGALGEGYATDKCRTMMITKGIQAGIINGSGDMSTWGKQPNGQPWKIGITNPFKPEKILAVVPLNQGAVTTSGSYEKFVVFNGKRYSHIINPATGYPATGLCSVTVFGPNAETANGLSTSLMVLGQKEGLLLLQKFTEYSCVMITDNGKVIKSKNFIYKL
- a CDS encoding Pr6Pr family membrane protein, with the translated sequence MEKENITKRQILPAIIFALELYALPMQFYLLLNGSAFSFFSAAVRFFSFFTITTNTIVFICTAVLLFGRKFKINSFFSKCTTITAVTVYILIVGIVFNLLLRSIVNLEGQHRIVSEIFHSIVPVLFFIYWLFFISPEKISYRIILLWLIYPVIYIIFTLFHGIATNFYPYPFIDVTKLGFKTAIRNGLFVLIAFVILSIILILISKMRAKKAH